Proteins encoded by one window of Listeria cossartiae subsp. cossartiae:
- the tuf gene encoding elongation factor Tu, which translates to MAKEKFDRSKPHVNIGTIGHVDHGKTTLTAAITTVLAKKGFADAQAYDQIDGAPEERERGITISTAHVEYQTDNRHYAHVDCPGHADYVKNMITGAAQMDGAILVVSAADGPMPQTREHILLSRQVGVPYIVVFMNKCDMVDDEELLELVEMEIRDLLTEYEFPGDDIPVIKGSALKALQGEADWEAKIDELMEAVDSYIPTPERDTDKPFMMPVEDVFSITGRGTVATGRVERGQVKVGDEVEVIGIEEESKKVVVTGVEMFRKLLDYAEAGDNIGALLRGVAREDIQRGQVLAKPGSITPHTNFKAETYVLTKEEGGRHTPFFNNYRPQFYFRTTDVTGIVTLPEGTEMVMPGDNIELAVELIAPIAIEDGTKFSIREGGRTVGAGVVSNISK; encoded by the coding sequence ATGGCAAAAGAAAAATTTGACCGCTCTAAACCCCATGTTAACATTGGTACTATTGGACACGTTGACCATGGTAAAACAACTTTAACTGCTGCAATTACAACTGTACTTGCTAAAAAAGGCTTTGCTGATGCACAAGCTTATGATCAAATTGATGGTGCTCCAGAAGAAAGAGAACGTGGTATCACAATCTCTACTGCTCACGTTGAGTACCAAACTGACAACCGTCACTATGCACACGTTGACTGCCCAGGACATGCCGATTACGTTAAAAACATGATCACTGGTGCTGCACAAATGGACGGAGCTATCTTAGTAGTATCTGCTGCTGATGGCCCAATGCCACAAACTCGTGAACATATCTTACTTTCACGTCAAGTTGGTGTTCCATACATCGTTGTATTCATGAACAAATGTGACATGGTTGACGATGAAGAATTACTAGAATTAGTTGAAATGGAAATTCGTGATCTATTAACTGAATATGAATTCCCTGGCGATGACATTCCTGTAATCAAAGGTTCAGCTCTTAAAGCACTTCAAGGTGAAGCTGACTGGGAAGCTAAAATTGACGAGTTAATGGAAGCTGTAGATTCTTACATTCCAACTCCAGAACGTGATACTGACAAACCATTCATGATGCCAGTTGAGGATGTATTCTCAATCACTGGTCGTGGAACAGTTGCAACTGGACGTGTTGAACGTGGACAAGTTAAAGTTGGTGACGAAGTAGAAGTTATCGGTATTGAAGAAGAAAGCAAAAAAGTAGTAGTAACTGGAGTAGAAATGTTCCGTAAATTACTAGACTACGCTGAAGCTGGCGACAACATTGGCGCACTTCTACGTGGTGTTGCTCGTGAAGATATCCAACGTGGTCAAGTATTAGCTAAACCAGGTTCGATTACTCCACACACTAACTTCAAAGCTGAAACTTATGTTTTAACTAAAGAAGAAGGTGGACGTCACACTCCATTCTTCAACAACTACCGCCCACAATTCTATTTCCGTACTACTGACGTAACTGGTATTGTTACACTTCCAGAAGGTACTGAAATGGTAATGCCTGGTGATAACATTGAGCTTGCAGTTGAACTAATTGCACCAATCGCTATCGAAGACGGTACTAAATTCTCTATCCGTGAAGGCGGACGTACAGTAGGCGCTGGCGTTGTTTCTAACATCAGCAAATAA
- the rpsL gene encoding 30S ribosomal protein S12 translates to MPTINQLVRKPRQSKIKKSTSPALNKGLNSFKRELTDVNSPQKRGVCTRVGTMTPKKPNSALRKYARVRLSNGIEVTAYIPGIGHNLQEHSVVLIRGGRVKDLPGVRYHIVRGALDTAGVENRGQSRSKYGTKKPKK, encoded by the coding sequence ATGCCTACAATTAACCAATTAGTACGCAAACCTCGTCAATCTAAAATTAAAAAATCTACATCACCTGCTTTGAACAAGGGCCTAAACAGTTTTAAAAGAGAACTAACAGACGTTAACTCTCCACAAAAACGTGGCGTATGTACTCGTGTTGGTACCATGACTCCTAAAAAACCTAACTCGGCGCTTCGTAAATATGCCCGTGTACGTTTGAGTAATGGTATTGAAGTAACAGCTTACATTCCTGGTATTGGTCACAACTTACAAGAACATAGTGTTGTTCTTATTCGTGGTGGACGTGTAAAAGATTTACCAGGGGTACGTTATCATATCGTTCGTGGAGCGCTTGATACAGCTGGTGTTGAAAATAGAGGACAAAGCCGTTCTAAATACGGTACGAAAAAACCTAAAAAATAA
- the fusA gene encoding elongation factor G — translation MAREFSLEKTRNIGIMAHIDAGKTTTTERILFYTGRIHKIGETHEGASQMDWMEQEQERGITITSAATTAQWKGYRVNIIDTPGHVDFTVEVERSLRVLDGAVAVLDAQSGVEPQTETVWRQATTYGVPRVVFVNKMDKIGADFLYSVGTLHERLAANAHPIQLPIGAEDTFEGIIDLIEMNALYYEDDLGNDPHIKEIPADLKDLADEYRGKLVEAVAELDEELMMKYLEGEEITKEELKAGIRKGTLNVEFYPVVCGTAFKNKGVQPMLDAVLDYLPAPTDVPAINGVLPDGEEAARHADDSEPFSSLAFKVMTDPYVGRLTFFRVYSGTLNSGSYVQNSTKGKRERVGRILQMHANHREEISIVYAGDIAAAVGLKDTTTGDTLCDEKEQIILESMEFPEPVIQVAIEPKSKADQDKMGQALAKLAEEDPTFRAETDQETGQTLISGMGELHLDILVDRMRREFRVEANVGDPQVSYRETFRKSAQVEGKFVRQSGGRGQYGHVWIEFGPNEEGKGFEFENAIVGGVVPREYIPAVQAGLEGALDNGVLAGYPLIDIKAKLYDGSYHDVDSNEMAFKVAASMALRNAAKKCDPVILEPMMAVEVVIPEEYLGDIMGNITSRRGRVDGMEARGNAQVVRAFVPLANMFGYATHLRSGTQGRGVYTMQFDHYEEVPKSIAEEIIKANGGNNKED, via the coding sequence ATGGCTAGAGAGTTCTCCTTAGAAAAGACTCGTAATATTGGTATCATGGCCCACATTGATGCGGGTAAAACTACCACTACTGAACGTATCCTTTTCTATACAGGGCGTATTCACAAAATTGGTGAAACCCATGAAGGTGCTTCTCAAATGGACTGGATGGAGCAAGAGCAAGAACGTGGTATTACTATCACTTCTGCTGCGACAACAGCTCAATGGAAAGGCTACCGAGTAAACATTATCGATACACCTGGACACGTAGATTTCACAGTTGAAGTTGAACGTTCGCTTCGTGTACTTGATGGTGCTGTTGCGGTTCTAGATGCACAATCTGGTGTAGAACCACAAACAGAAACAGTTTGGCGTCAAGCTACTACTTACGGGGTTCCTCGTGTAGTATTCGTCAACAAAATGGACAAAATCGGCGCAGACTTCCTATATTCTGTAGGTACTTTGCATGAACGTTTGGCTGCCAACGCGCACCCAATCCAACTCCCAATCGGGGCCGAAGATACATTTGAAGGTATCATTGACTTAATCGAAATGAACGCGTTGTATTACGAAGATGATTTAGGAAATGACCCTCATATTAAAGAAATCCCAGCTGATCTGAAAGACTTAGCAGACGAATACCGCGGTAAATTAGTGGAAGCAGTTGCTGAACTTGACGAAGAGCTAATGATGAAATACCTAGAAGGCGAAGAAATTACAAAAGAAGAACTTAAAGCTGGTATCCGTAAAGGAACACTTAACGTTGAGTTCTATCCTGTAGTTTGTGGTACAGCATTCAAAAACAAAGGTGTTCAACCAATGTTAGATGCAGTACTTGATTACCTTCCAGCACCAACAGATGTTCCAGCTATTAACGGCGTATTGCCTGATGGAGAAGAAGCTGCTCGTCACGCTGATGATTCAGAACCATTCTCTTCCCTAGCATTCAAAGTTATGACTGACCCTTATGTTGGACGCTTAACTTTCTTCCGTGTTTATTCCGGTACTTTGAATTCCGGTTCATATGTACAAAACTCGACTAAAGGTAAACGTGAACGTGTTGGACGTATCCTTCAAATGCACGCTAATCACCGTGAAGAGATTTCGATCGTATACGCTGGTGATATCGCTGCTGCCGTAGGACTTAAAGATACAACTACTGGGGACACTTTATGTGATGAAAAAGAACAAATTATCTTAGAATCCATGGAATTCCCAGAACCAGTTATCCAAGTCGCTATCGAACCTAAATCGAAAGCTGACCAAGATAAAATGGGGCAAGCTCTTGCGAAACTAGCGGAAGAAGATCCAACTTTCCGTGCTGAAACTGACCAAGAAACTGGCCAAACTCTTATCTCCGGTATGGGTGAACTTCACCTTGACATCCTTGTTGACCGTATGAGACGTGAATTCCGCGTTGAAGCTAACGTTGGTGATCCACAAGTTTCTTATCGTGAAACATTCCGTAAATCTGCTCAAGTTGAAGGTAAATTCGTACGTCAATCTGGTGGACGTGGACAATATGGTCACGTTTGGATTGAATTCGGACCAAACGAAGAAGGTAAAGGATTTGAATTTGAAAATGCAATCGTTGGTGGGGTTGTTCCACGTGAATACATCCCAGCTGTACAAGCAGGTCTTGAAGGCGCACTAGATAATGGTGTACTTGCAGGCTACCCACTGATTGACATCAAAGCAAAACTTTACGACGGATCTTACCATGACGTCGATTCCAATGAAATGGCCTTTAAAGTGGCTGCTTCAATGGCATTACGTAATGCTGCTAAGAAATGTGATCCTGTAATCCTTGAGCCTATGATGGCTGTAGAGGTTGTTATCCCAGAAGAATACCTTGGTGATATCATGGGTAACATTACTTCCCGTCGTGGTCGTGTAGATGGTATGGAAGCTCGCGGTAACGCTCAAGTTGTTCGCGCATTTGTACCACTTGCAAACATGTTTGGTTATGCAACTCACCTTCGTTCAGGTACGCAAGGTCGTGGTGTATACACTATGCAATTTGACCACTATGAAGAAGTTCCTAAATCTATTGCTGAAGAAATCATTAAAGCTAATGGTGGAAACAACAAAGAAGATTAA
- a CDS encoding deoxyguanosinetriphosphate triphosphohydrolase, which yields MKWDKLLNDKRRRESGVTRSKNTDVRSAFENDFQRIVMSASFRRLQDKTQVFPLEKSDFVRTRLTHSMEVSTIAKSMGNMVTHTIQEENLDEEFTKEHADKIPEILACAGLLHDMGNPPFGHFGEESIREWFRDNLATITYKDKSLAEILTPQMKEDFYYFEGNAQVLRVVSKLHYLFDQYGLNLTFATLNAVIKYPVSSLKVNKKQIKSKKLGYFYADESLFNEITTATEALDNRHPLTYLLEVADDIAYLNADLEDGVKKGIVNITQILKGFEEVEEHNKVTAACYNELKKKSERYEGQEESFIVQQWLASNVRGQLINRSLEVFYENYDAIMAGTFNDSLIDASSAEQLVQILQSLSFTYIYQDKGIVESEIAGNEIISKLLETFIPAVIYYDSETPERQTAKDKRLLTLISDNYLGCYRKNAEGESETMKLYLRLLLVTDFICGMTDSYAKDLYQRLNGLS from the coding sequence ATGAAATGGGATAAACTATTAAATGATAAACGCCGCCGCGAATCCGGTGTCACTCGTTCTAAAAACACCGACGTACGTAGCGCTTTCGAAAATGACTTCCAGCGCATCGTCATGAGTGCATCATTTCGCCGTTTACAAGATAAAACCCAAGTATTCCCGCTAGAAAAAAGCGATTTTGTTCGTACACGCCTAACCCACTCAATGGAAGTAAGCACCATCGCAAAATCAATGGGAAATATGGTTACACACACGATTCAAGAAGAAAACCTAGATGAAGAATTTACAAAAGAACACGCAGATAAAATTCCGGAAATCCTTGCTTGTGCTGGACTGTTACACGATATGGGCAATCCGCCGTTCGGTCACTTTGGTGAAGAAAGTATCCGCGAGTGGTTCCGCGACAATTTAGCGACCATCACTTACAAAGATAAGAGCCTAGCAGAAATCCTCACGCCGCAAATGAAAGAAGACTTTTACTACTTTGAAGGTAACGCCCAAGTGCTCCGCGTAGTCTCCAAACTGCATTATCTTTTCGACCAGTACGGCTTAAATCTAACATTCGCGACTTTAAACGCAGTCATCAAATACCCAGTTTCTTCCTTAAAAGTAAATAAAAAACAAATCAAGAGCAAAAAACTAGGCTATTTTTACGCCGATGAATCACTTTTTAATGAAATAACAACTGCAACAGAAGCACTTGATAACCGTCATCCGCTCACTTATTTACTAGAAGTGGCAGACGATATCGCGTACCTAAATGCCGACCTAGAAGACGGTGTGAAAAAAGGCATCGTCAACATCACGCAAATCTTAAAAGGTTTTGAAGAAGTAGAAGAGCACAATAAAGTCACTGCTGCGTGCTACAACGAACTCAAGAAAAAAAGCGAGCGCTACGAAGGACAAGAAGAAAGTTTCATCGTACAACAATGGCTCGCATCGAACGTCCGCGGCCAATTAATCAATCGCTCACTCGAAGTATTTTACGAGAACTATGACGCCATCATGGCAGGCACATTCAACGACTCACTCATCGATGCTTCAAGCGCCGAACAACTCGTTCAAATTTTACAAAGCCTATCATTCACGTATATTTACCAAGATAAAGGCATCGTTGAATCCGAAATCGCCGGCAACGAAATCATCTCCAAATTGCTCGAAACGTTTATTCCAGCAGTTATCTATTATGATAGCGAAACCCCAGAACGCCAAACAGCCAAAGACAAACGCTTACTAACCTTGATTTCCGACAACTACCTAGGCTGCTACCGCAAAAACGCAGAAGGCGAAAGCGAAACAATGAAACTTTACCTGCGATTACTTCTCGTAACAGACTTCATTTGCGGCATGACCGACAGCTACGCGAAAGATTTATATCAACGTTTGAATGGACTAAGTTAA
- the rpsG gene encoding 30S ribosomal protein S7 — protein MPRKGPVTKRDVLPDPIYNSKLVTRLINKMMVDGKRGKSQAILYSAFDIIAQETGKDPMEVFEQAMKNIMPLLEVKARRVGGANYQVPIEVRADRRSTLGLRWLVNYARLRGEKTMEVRVAREIMDAANNTGASVKKREDTHKMADANRAFAHYRW, from the coding sequence ATGCCTCGTAAAGGTCCTGTTACTAAACGTGACGTGTTACCAGATCCGATTTATAATTCGAAACTAGTAACTCGTTTAATCAATAAAATGATGGTTGACGGAAAACGTGGAAAGTCTCAAGCTATCCTATATTCCGCATTCGATATCATTGCACAAGAAACTGGTAAAGATCCGATGGAAGTATTTGAACAAGCTATGAAGAACATTATGCCTCTTCTTGAAGTTAAAGCTCGCCGTGTAGGTGGTGCTAACTATCAAGTACCTATCGAAGTACGTGCTGACCGTCGTTCTACTCTTGGTCTTCGTTGGTTAGTAAATTATGCTCGCCTTCGTGGAGAAAAAACAATGGAAGTACGTGTTGCTCGCGAAATCATGGATGCTGCCAATAATACTGGTGCTTCTGTTAAGAAACGCGAAGATACACACAAAATGGCTGATGCTAACAGAGCGTTCGCTCACTATCGTTGGTAA